One genomic region from Arthrobacter pigmenti encodes:
- a CDS encoding glycosyltransferase produces MHPHQRVTAVVVAHNGAEYLAETLGALGRQTRPADFHVGVDAGSTDESASILQLQLPVGSPVVGATGRGGFGGAIRTGLAEIPAARRANPEAADQDWIWLVHDDSAPEPTALEELLRAVELAPSVTVAGAKQVEWEHRRKLVDVGLSISRWAERLTLIDVDELDQGQYDARSDTFAVNSAGMLIRRDVWEELGGFDPALPGVGDDVDFCWRNRLAGHRVVVVPAAAMRHAGSRESHTAVFRAARRSEVYLRLKHATLWKIPFLAIGAVLGGFARLILGMLAKDPGYGLGQLAASIAACLKPFDLYRSRRSAARTKRRPRSVVRALRTHRREVWSHRKSVVEAFSARGLDDESYAQSTAAEVPSGDAHDDFAALEGPSRLWVGWGAIAAAVVLLGVSVVALSRFIGAPALAGGALLPVSTDLAEIWANSSRWWIGLGSGVAGHGDPFGYVLWVLSALGFGNGNAAIVALLLCAAPLAGVSAWFAAGALVRSRPLRLWAAFFWGSVPVLQVALGTGRLGALLVHILLPLAALAMIRAVGQAPGRPGSQSDDSVGYRNRQRGLQLMLKPGINGIPSWTAAAAAGLLVAAIVASAPSLLVFFVLAILLITFVARRRAKTLWWALLPALALFLPFAISTLDRPRAVVGDPGLPFPFEAAALWQQLLGYPVAFDPFAPLAAFPTLPPGPWPLVAALLVGLPVLLLGAVALFLPGRGRPAARVLWLLAILALLGSAGSSLVVTAVGSATLTTPFSGPWVSVLTFAVLAAGLLGGEGISQVLRTRRARSNPSAARGMRLWLTSAAVILALGPATSLGLWLIPQLRTPDSSIAATSFGTESWVVPSAQRTLPATAADRGSSGERSRTLVMNVDGDRNVSAAVMRGGGTTLDGLSQIYAARQLHGPLLDAQLRTDDDATADMRRTVATLVAGTGADPREELKRLGVGFVVLQQSDSAAEVLASQIDSVPGLVSVGNTESGWLWRVEMQASGATESAPQTGRIRILDESGTTISVLDSDATTASADVPAGPIGRILVLAERAAPGWEATLNGQRLEPADAGWSQGYTLPESGGTLEVRYVTPWEPWVGTGQAVVFALTVLLAVPIPARPRLVRIPPSRNRATEVRSSSGRRAAVPVRDTKRVQPDAVPNDAHDGAIVKEQAGTGNEAANGERPVAGEHPGAGASAGTPRSEDAALSGRRAGN; encoded by the coding sequence ATTCATCCTCACCAGAGGGTCACCGCCGTTGTCGTAGCGCACAACGGTGCCGAGTACCTCGCTGAAACGCTGGGTGCACTCGGTCGACAGACCCGACCCGCAGACTTCCACGTTGGAGTAGACGCCGGTTCAACTGATGAATCGGCGTCTATTCTGCAACTGCAGCTTCCGGTAGGTTCGCCGGTTGTGGGGGCGACCGGACGTGGCGGATTCGGAGGCGCCATCCGGACGGGACTGGCGGAAATTCCTGCCGCCCGTCGTGCCAACCCTGAGGCTGCGGACCAGGACTGGATCTGGTTGGTGCACGATGATTCAGCTCCCGAACCGACGGCCCTGGAGGAACTGCTTCGAGCCGTTGAACTCGCTCCGTCGGTTACCGTCGCCGGAGCCAAACAGGTTGAGTGGGAACACCGGCGGAAGCTGGTTGATGTTGGACTCTCGATCAGCCGTTGGGCCGAGCGGCTCACACTCATCGATGTAGACGAACTGGATCAGGGCCAGTATGACGCGCGCAGTGACACCTTCGCCGTAAACTCGGCAGGCATGCTCATCCGCCGTGATGTGTGGGAAGAGCTCGGCGGGTTCGACCCGGCACTGCCGGGCGTCGGCGATGATGTCGATTTCTGCTGGCGGAACCGCCTCGCCGGGCATCGCGTGGTGGTGGTGCCCGCTGCGGCGATGCGGCATGCCGGCTCCCGCGAAAGCCACACAGCCGTGTTCCGTGCAGCACGTCGCTCCGAGGTGTACCTTCGCCTCAAGCACGCCACGCTCTGGAAGATACCTTTTTTGGCAATCGGTGCCGTCCTGGGCGGATTCGCCCGGCTGATTCTGGGGATGCTTGCGAAGGACCCCGGGTACGGACTCGGGCAACTGGCCGCCAGTATCGCAGCCTGTCTCAAACCTTTTGACCTCTATCGCTCGCGACGGTCCGCAGCCCGCACCAAGCGGCGGCCGCGCTCAGTTGTTCGCGCCCTGCGGACACACCGGCGGGAAGTGTGGTCACACCGCAAGTCCGTGGTTGAAGCTTTCTCTGCGCGTGGGCTCGATGACGAGTCCTATGCCCAAAGCACCGCCGCAGAAGTTCCGAGCGGTGATGCCCACGACGATTTCGCGGCACTCGAAGGTCCGTCCCGCCTATGGGTCGGTTGGGGTGCCATCGCCGCTGCTGTGGTTCTGTTGGGTGTCTCGGTTGTCGCGCTGTCCAGATTCATTGGTGCGCCGGCGCTCGCCGGCGGTGCGCTGCTTCCTGTATCGACAGACCTCGCAGAGATTTGGGCCAATTCTTCCCGGTGGTGGATCGGACTTGGCTCAGGGGTAGCCGGCCACGGAGATCCGTTCGGCTACGTTCTGTGGGTGCTGTCCGCTCTGGGATTCGGTAACGGCAACGCGGCTATCGTTGCCCTGCTGCTGTGTGCCGCCCCGCTGGCCGGTGTGAGCGCATGGTTTGCAGCCGGCGCCCTGGTCCGCAGCAGACCGTTGCGGCTGTGGGCGGCCTTCTTCTGGGGTTCAGTGCCAGTACTTCAGGTTGCACTGGGAACCGGGCGTCTCGGTGCACTTTTGGTCCACATCCTGCTCCCGCTTGCAGCCCTCGCGATGATTCGCGCTGTGGGTCAGGCCCCAGGCAGGCCGGGCTCACAGTCGGACGATTCGGTCGGGTACAGGAACCGCCAGCGCGGCCTGCAGTTGATGCTGAAACCGGGGATCAACGGGATTCCGAGCTGGACCGCCGCAGCAGCAGCCGGCTTGCTGGTCGCAGCGATCGTTGCCAGTGCGCCGTCCCTGCTGGTCTTCTTTGTGCTCGCCATTCTCCTGATCACCTTTGTAGCCAGGCGCCGGGCGAAGACCTTGTGGTGGGCTCTGCTGCCGGCGTTGGCCCTCTTCCTGCCGTTTGCGATTTCAACCCTGGATCGTCCCAGGGCTGTGGTTGGGGATCCGGGGCTCCCATTTCCATTCGAGGCCGCCGCACTGTGGCAGCAGCTGCTCGGTTACCCCGTGGCATTTGACCCCTTTGCACCGCTTGCAGCCTTTCCGACCCTCCCGCCGGGGCCCTGGCCGCTTGTCGCAGCGTTGTTGGTCGGGTTGCCGGTGCTGCTGCTGGGGGCCGTTGCACTGTTCCTGCCGGGACGTGGCCGGCCGGCGGCACGGGTGCTGTGGCTGCTTGCGATCCTGGCGCTCCTTGGGAGCGCTGGAAGTTCCCTCGTGGTTACTGCAGTCGGCTCCGCGACCCTCACCACCCCCTTCTCCGGCCCGTGGGTTTCGGTGCTCACCTTCGCGGTGCTCGCCGCAGGTCTTCTAGGCGGGGAGGGCATCTCGCAGGTCCTCCGCACCCGGCGCGCACGCTCGAACCCCTCCGCTGCGCGCGGCATGCGCCTGTGGCTGACTTCAGCTGCCGTCATCCTGGCTCTGGGGCCCGCAACCAGCCTTGGGCTGTGGTTGATTCCGCAACTTCGTACGCCGGATTCTTCCATTGCGGCCACGTCCTTCGGTACGGAGTCGTGGGTAGTGCCAAGTGCACAGCGGACGTTGCCGGCCACGGCAGCGGATCGGGGGAGTAGCGGGGAACGAAGCCGCACCCTGGTGATGAATGTTGACGGCGACAGGAACGTCAGCGCTGCAGTGATGCGTGGTGGCGGGACCACCCTGGACGGACTGTCGCAGATATATGCGGCTCGTCAGTTGCACGGACCACTCCTGGACGCCCAGTTGAGGACCGACGACGACGCCACGGCGGACATGCGCCGGACAGTGGCCACCCTCGTCGCCGGAACCGGTGCCGATCCGCGTGAAGAACTGAAGCGGCTCGGCGTTGGGTTCGTAGTGCTGCAGCAGTCCGACTCGGCGGCCGAAGTTCTCGCCAGCCAGATCGATTCCGTACCGGGGCTTGTATCGGTTGGCAACACCGAGTCAGGGTGGCTGTGGCGCGTCGAGATGCAGGCATCCGGAGCGACCGAATCGGCGCCGCAGACAGGACGCATCCGCATCCTCGACGAGTCCGGAACCACTATCAGCGTGCTTGACTCTGACGCGACAACCGCGTCCGCGGACGTTCCGGCAGGACCGATAGGGCGAATCCTCGTACTGGCCGAACGTGCCGCTCCCGGATGGGAAGCAACGCTGAACGGACAGCGGCTGGAACCTGCTGACGCAGGTTGGAGCCAGGGCTACACGCTTCCGGAGAGCGGCGGCACGCTTGAGGTCCGCTATGTGACTCCGTGGGAACCGTGGGTGGGAACCGGACAAGCGGTGGTGTTCGCATTGACCGTGCTGTTGGCCGTTCCCATCCCCGCGCGCCCCCGGCTTGTACGCATCCCGCCCAGCAGGAACAGGGCAACTGAAGTTCGCTCTTCCTCAGGCAGGCGTGCAGCGGTCCCGGTCCGCGATACGAAGCGTGTGCAGCCTGATGCAGTGCCAAACGATGCGCACGATGGTGCGATTGTGAAGGAGCAAGCCGGCACCGGAAACGAGGCCGCAAATGGTGAGCGCCCGGTCGCCGGTGAGCACCCCGGGGCCGGCGCGTCCGCCGGTACACCAAGGTCCGAAGATGCGGCTCTGAGCGGTAGAAGGGCCGGTAACTGA
- a CDS encoding DUF5719 family protein: MSRKNKTERTGARTPRGTWVRSAAGVAAGVVLVSATGALVGAGIAGRIGTASEQFPVPTAAVPAGEYSAVCPEPLRLLEGAVEGGDPEFSPVSETAENRVSAMALSDLGGTVPGAAVRPLGADEPAVVIAEQVPESEEAKPQVSNEDGLTGRVAGVVRGETVENATVLRAQALGEQEATAGAGFTYTASDGDLAGLATANCQEPSNDFWLVGASTTVGATAVLKLHNPSVSPATVNLELHGSKGVIEAPGGRGILIAPGESESIVLAGLAANDENVAIRVRSDGGRVSGFVQQSVLRGLTSGGVDLIQSSAPSSSTQVVPGIQIQPDDVMDEIVAQEGYANAAPSLQVAVPGGTDAVLDVRIYGPNGEVALPGGGVVTAAAGAVTAIPLDSLPEGNYAAVVSSDVLIVSGARVARGTAPDEPLDLARIPSAARLGSQHVSVLPTGADASFIFSAPSGRAEVTITPVNAEGALGEQRVFNVGGGTTVTVPATELGEGTVAALIGSSGDPAYGAQLATLGGETPGIAVSPIPPGSAGQLSVAVNIGY; encoded by the coding sequence ATGAGCAGGAAAAACAAAACGGAACGTACCGGCGCTCGAACCCCGCGCGGCACCTGGGTGCGCAGTGCGGCTGGCGTGGCTGCCGGCGTCGTACTGGTGTCTGCGACGGGCGCGCTCGTCGGGGCGGGCATCGCGGGGAGGATTGGAACTGCCTCGGAGCAGTTTCCCGTTCCGACTGCTGCCGTACCTGCCGGTGAGTACTCTGCCGTCTGTCCCGAACCGCTCAGGCTTCTGGAGGGCGCTGTGGAGGGCGGGGATCCCGAGTTCAGCCCGGTATCCGAAACAGCAGAGAACCGGGTCAGCGCGATGGCTTTGAGCGACCTCGGAGGCACAGTGCCCGGTGCGGCCGTGAGGCCGCTCGGAGCCGATGAGCCGGCAGTTGTCATTGCCGAACAGGTGCCCGAATCGGAAGAGGCGAAGCCGCAGGTAAGCAACGAGGACGGATTGACCGGGCGCGTTGCCGGTGTTGTCCGCGGTGAAACTGTGGAGAACGCAACGGTGCTGCGCGCCCAGGCCCTTGGTGAGCAGGAGGCAACCGCAGGCGCGGGATTCACGTACACGGCATCCGATGGTGACCTCGCGGGGCTTGCTACGGCGAACTGCCAGGAGCCGTCGAACGACTTCTGGCTGGTGGGCGCCTCGACGACTGTTGGCGCAACCGCGGTGCTGAAGCTGCACAACCCATCGGTCTCGCCAGCTACGGTCAATCTTGAACTGCATGGATCCAAGGGCGTGATCGAAGCGCCCGGCGGCAGGGGAATACTGATCGCGCCGGGTGAATCGGAGTCGATCGTGTTGGCCGGTCTCGCTGCCAACGACGAGAATGTTGCCATCAGGGTTCGCAGCGACGGCGGCCGTGTCAGCGGATTCGTCCAACAGAGCGTGCTCCGGGGGCTGACCTCCGGCGGGGTGGACCTCATTCAGTCCTCCGCTCCAAGCTCATCCACCCAGGTTGTTCCGGGCATCCAGATCCAGCCTGATGATGTGATGGATGAAATTGTTGCCCAGGAGGGATACGCGAACGCTGCTCCTTCCCTGCAGGTAGCGGTGCCGGGCGGAACCGACGCTGTCCTCGACGTCCGGATCTACGGGCCCAACGGTGAAGTCGCATTGCCCGGCGGGGGAGTCGTTACCGCGGCGGCAGGAGCTGTGACAGCAATCCCCCTGGACTCCCTTCCGGAAGGAAACTATGCGGCAGTCGTCAGCTCGGATGTGTTGATCGTCTCGGGCGCGCGGGTTGCGCGGGGAACAGCACCGGATGAACCCCTCGACCTCGCACGGATTCCGTCGGCGGCCCGGCTTGGAAGCCAGCATGTTTCGGTGCTGCCGACCGGTGCTGACGCATCGTTCATCTTCAGCGCCCCGTCTGGAAGGGCAGAAGTCACGATCACACCGGTCAATGCCGAAGGCGCGCTCGGCGAGCAGCGCGTATTCAATGTAGGCGGAGGCACCACGGTAACGGTGCCCGCGACCGAACTCGGCGAGGGCACGGTGGCTGCGCTGATCGGATCGTCAGGGGACCCCGCGTATGGGGCGCAGCTCGCAACCCTTGGCGGAGAGACGCCCGGAATTGCGGTCTCGCCGATTCCGCCAGGGAGCGCGGGGCAACTAAGTGTCGCGGTGAATATCGGCTACTAG
- a CDS encoding metallopeptidase family protein has translation MRDSSELSIRLAVPDSPLRGSSGSARRRRNRHGRGLRGDLVPSHLPGARTRSERFEDWVMESAQRLERLWGDRIQDVQIIVQEIPDGLESMTPLALRGLLGTSTAAVDKRPAIITVYRHPIEMAAKGYVPTNELVHDVVVEQIAELLGMTPEAVDPAYGRSRA, from the coding sequence ATGCGGGATAGCTCTGAACTGTCGATTCGCCTGGCCGTGCCGGACTCCCCGCTTCGCGGATCTTCCGGTTCCGCCAGGCGGCGTCGCAACCGGCACGGACGCGGTTTGCGCGGCGACCTGGTCCCTTCCCATCTCCCCGGTGCCCGGACCCGGTCCGAGCGTTTCGAAGACTGGGTCATGGAGTCAGCGCAGCGCCTCGAACGGCTCTGGGGCGACCGGATCCAGGACGTCCAGATAATTGTGCAGGAAATCCCGGACGGATTGGAGAGTATGACCCCTCTCGCACTTCGCGGCCTGCTCGGTACCTCCACCGCTGCCGTCGACAAACGGCCGGCGATCATCACGGTGTACCGGCATCCCATCGAGATGGCTGCCAAAGGCTACGTTCCCACCAATGAGCTGGTACACGACGTCGTCGTCGAACAGATCGCGGAGCTGCTTGGCATGACTCCCGAAGCCGTCGATCCGGCCTATGGGCGATCCCGCGCCTAG
- a CDS encoding DUF3499 family protein has translation MGSIRQCSRSACQRAAVATLTYVYADSTAVLGPLATYAEPHSYDLCTLHAERLTVPRGWEVLRLALPSGRPEPNPDDLLALANAVREAATDRSIPEPAAPSSKTPLSPPPGEQGARRGHLRVLRDS, from the coding sequence GTGGGATCCATCCGTCAATGTTCGCGTTCAGCGTGCCAGCGAGCTGCTGTGGCAACGCTGACTTATGTGTATGCCGATTCCACTGCAGTGCTTGGTCCGCTCGCCACCTATGCCGAGCCGCATTCCTATGACCTGTGCACGCTCCACGCGGAAAGACTGACAGTTCCACGCGGCTGGGAAGTTCTCCGGCTGGCTCTGCCCTCCGGACGGCCCGAACCGAATCCGGATGACCTCCTCGCGCTCGCAAACGCCGTACGGGAGGCTGCGACGGACCGAAGCATTCCCGAGCCGGCAGCACCGTCTTCGAAAACCCCTCTCTCACCGCCACCGGGAGAGCAGGGTGCCCGTCGAGGCCATCTGAGGGTGCTGCGCGACTCCTAA
- the ahcY gene encoding adenosylhomocysteinase — protein MTFEFKVADLSLAEAGRHQIRLAEHEMPGLMALRREFGDSQPLKGARVAGSLHMTVQTAVLIETLTALGAQVRWASCNIFSTQDEAAAAVVVGSGTTDEPAGVPVFAWKNETLEEYWWATTQILRWPDGGPNMILDDGGDATLLVHKGVEFEAAGAVPAAPAEDDVDYSHEYTVILDVLRASLQEDPQLWTRIAGDVRGVSEETTTGVHRLYQLAEQGKLLFPAINVNDSVTKSKFDNKYGIRHSLPDGLNRATDVLIGGKVAVVCGYGDVGKGAAEALRGQGARVIVTEVDPICALQAAMDGYQVARLESVLAEGDIFITTTGNKDVIMASHMAGMKHQAIVGNIGHFDNEIDIAGLARVPGITRVEIKPQVHEWVFDKGSDRQRSIIMLSEGRLLNLGNATGHPSFVMSNSFANQTIAQIELYTKHGLAGEDGSLEYDKQVYVLPKILDEKVARLHLDALGVELTELTKSQAEYLDIDAAGPYKPDHYRY, from the coding sequence ATGACGTTTGAGTTCAAAGTAGCCGACCTTTCACTCGCCGAGGCCGGGCGCCACCAGATCCGCCTTGCGGAGCACGAGATGCCGGGCCTGATGGCCCTACGCCGCGAGTTCGGTGACAGCCAGCCATTGAAGGGTGCGCGGGTTGCCGGTTCGCTTCACATGACGGTCCAGACTGCCGTGCTGATCGAAACGCTGACCGCGCTTGGCGCTCAGGTTCGTTGGGCCTCGTGCAACATCTTCTCGACACAGGACGAGGCTGCGGCGGCCGTCGTCGTCGGGTCGGGGACTACCGATGAGCCGGCCGGCGTGCCTGTCTTCGCCTGGAAGAACGAGACGCTCGAAGAATACTGGTGGGCAACCACCCAGATTCTGCGGTGGCCGGACGGCGGCCCCAACATGATTCTGGACGACGGCGGCGATGCCACCCTTCTGGTCCACAAGGGCGTTGAGTTCGAGGCCGCAGGCGCGGTTCCCGCTGCGCCGGCAGAAGACGACGTCGACTATTCGCACGAGTACACGGTGATTCTGGATGTTCTTCGGGCGTCGCTTCAGGAAGACCCGCAGCTCTGGACGCGCATTGCAGGGGACGTCAGGGGCGTTTCGGAAGAAACCACAACCGGGGTGCACCGGCTGTACCAGCTGGCCGAGCAGGGCAAGCTTCTGTTCCCTGCCATCAACGTCAATGATTCGGTGACCAAGTCCAAATTCGACAACAAGTACGGCATCCGCCACTCGCTGCCGGACGGCCTGAATCGGGCAACCGACGTCCTGATCGGCGGAAAGGTCGCGGTTGTCTGCGGCTACGGGGATGTCGGAAAGGGTGCGGCCGAAGCGCTGCGCGGCCAGGGCGCACGTGTCATCGTGACCGAGGTGGACCCGATCTGTGCGCTGCAGGCGGCAATGGACGGCTACCAGGTGGCACGGCTGGAATCGGTACTGGCCGAAGGTGATATCTTCATCACCACCACGGGCAACAAGGACGTCATCATGGCCAGCCACATGGCGGGCATGAAACATCAGGCGATCGTGGGCAACATCGGGCACTTCGACAATGAAATCGATATCGCAGGCCTTGCCCGTGTTCCCGGAATCACCAGGGTTGAGATCAAGCCGCAGGTCCACGAATGGGTCTTCGACAAAGGAAGCGATCGTCAGCGCAGCATCATCATGCTCTCTGAAGGACGTCTGCTTAACCTCGGCAACGCCACGGGACACCCTTCATTCGTGATGAGCAATTCCTTTGCGAACCAGACCATCGCTCAGATCGAGCTGTACACCAAGCATGGCTTGGCCGGTGAGGACGGATCACTGGAGTACGACAAGCAGGTCTACGTCCTGCCGAAGATCCTCGACGAGAAGGTTGCCCGGCTTCACCTCGACGCGCTCGGAGTGGAACTCACCGAGCTGACAAAGAGCCAGGCGGAATATCTCGACATTGATGCGGCCGGGCCCTACAAGCCGGACCACTACCGCTACTGA
- a CDS encoding L,D-transpeptidase, which produces MSNHPEVLQPRRRGWKIGALVIAGLLVVAAVVAGIVTAPTWANLGSGSADSRSDASAADASSTPPSGAPQAEEYTFGVTPTDGATGVNPVTPPEIRAENATVVDVVLEPMDGGEAISGTVSQDGTSWKADERLSFATEYSFEFVLIDSVGGQDRIQQTFTTVLPANEANAWMYPADGSTVGTGQTIEITFSEPVTNKADVENAITITSTSGQEGAFYWLNDNKVRYRPQEFWEPHSTITVDMQLFGVDFGNGMIGNFDNTFSFQTHNTRLAVVDNATKQMQVFIDGKLERTFPVTLGTEEWPSFFGYYTVMEQYEQTKFTAESIGLQPGDPAYYEPTLVNYASRISNGGAFVHEALPAAQSVLGVTNVSHGCVGMSPEGAKYFYEVFGPGDMVQILNTSKGPVQVWDGFGDWNVPWPEWTAQQPA; this is translated from the coding sequence ATGTCGAATCACCCCGAAGTTCTCCAGCCCCGTCGGCGAGGCTGGAAGATCGGTGCGCTCGTCATCGCGGGACTTCTTGTAGTAGCGGCGGTGGTTGCCGGTATCGTGACCGCGCCTACGTGGGCCAACCTTGGCTCAGGATCTGCTGATTCGCGCTCAGATGCTTCCGCGGCTGATGCTTCCTCAACTCCTCCATCCGGGGCGCCCCAGGCGGAGGAGTACACGTTCGGGGTGACGCCCACCGACGGAGCCACTGGCGTGAACCCGGTGACGCCTCCGGAGATCCGTGCGGAAAACGCGACAGTAGTGGATGTAGTACTCGAGCCTATGGACGGTGGCGAGGCCATTTCCGGAACCGTTTCCCAGGACGGCACGTCCTGGAAAGCGGATGAGCGTTTGAGCTTTGCCACCGAGTACTCCTTCGAGTTCGTCCTCATTGACAGCGTTGGTGGCCAGGACCGCATTCAACAAACGTTCACCACCGTGCTGCCGGCCAACGAGGCGAATGCCTGGATGTACCCGGCGGACGGGTCAACGGTAGGTACCGGACAGACCATCGAGATCACCTTCAGTGAGCCGGTAACGAACAAGGCTGACGTCGAGAATGCCATCACCATCACCAGCACGTCCGGGCAGGAGGGTGCGTTCTACTGGCTGAATGACAACAAGGTGCGCTACCGCCCGCAGGAGTTCTGGGAGCCGCACAGCACCATCACCGTTGATATGCAGCTTTTCGGAGTGGACTTCGGTAACGGCATGATCGGCAATTTCGACAACACCTTCTCCTTCCAGACGCACAACACGCGGTTGGCCGTCGTGGACAATGCGACCAAGCAGATGCAGGTTTTCATTGACGGCAAGCTCGAACGGACTTTCCCCGTAACCCTCGGCACCGAGGAGTGGCCGTCATTCTTCGGCTACTACACGGTGATGGAACAGTATGAACAGACAAAGTTCACGGCGGAATCAATAGGCCTCCAGCCCGGTGACCCGGCGTACTACGAACCGACACTGGTCAATTACGCCAGTCGGATCTCCAACGGCGGTGCCTTTGTTCATGAAGCTTTGCCCGCGGCGCAGTCAGTTCTGGGCGTGACGAACGTTTCACACGGGTGTGTGGGAATGAGTCCCGAGGGCGCCAAGTACTTCTATGAGGTCTTCGGTCCGGGCGACATGGTTCAGATCCTGAACACGAGCAAAGGTCCGGTCCAGGTCTGGGACGGCTTTGGCGACTGGAACGTTCCCTGGCCGGAATGGACTGCTCAGCAGCCTGCGTGA
- a CDS encoding RDD family protein, with the protein MSSVITGEAVVLELRPASFGARAVSVMIDVVAQILVIIGVILVVGQTLGGSFDPALTQALVLVLVVLVLVVVPVTVETVTRGKSLGRFVMGLRIVRDDGGSIRFRHAFIRGMLAVLEIYLLVGSLAFLVAVFNERSKRLGDLLAGTYSMHERVVAKPRTRAQLPPSLRNWIQTADVAQLPDPLTRRISQFIGQAARLTPGARATLAVDLATEARTFVFPGPPPGTLPEDFLNAVVSERRDRDYNRMMKQRERTARVAKHLHRLPFSS; encoded by the coding sequence ATGAGCTCGGTGATAACCGGCGAAGCAGTTGTGCTGGAATTACGCCCGGCATCGTTCGGCGCACGCGCAGTCAGCGTGATGATTGACGTCGTGGCGCAGATCCTCGTGATCATCGGAGTGATCCTGGTCGTAGGGCAGACTCTCGGCGGGTCCTTCGACCCGGCGTTGACCCAGGCGCTGGTGTTGGTACTGGTAGTGCTGGTCCTCGTCGTCGTCCCCGTCACTGTGGAAACGGTTACCCGCGGGAAGTCGCTCGGAAGGTTTGTAATGGGCCTGAGAATAGTGCGCGACGACGGCGGCTCCATACGATTTCGGCACGCCTTCATCCGGGGGATGCTCGCAGTGCTGGAGATCTACCTGTTGGTTGGATCCCTTGCTTTTCTCGTAGCCGTTTTCAACGAGCGCTCCAAGCGGCTGGGAGACCTGCTGGCAGGGACGTATTCAATGCATGAGCGAGTGGTTGCCAAACCACGTACGCGAGCCCAGCTCCCGCCGTCGTTGCGGAACTGGATCCAAACCGCCGACGTCGCCCAACTTCCGGACCCCCTCACCCGGCGAATCTCACAGTTCATCGGCCAGGCGGCTCGGTTAACCCCTGGTGCCCGAGCCACGCTGGCTGTGGACCTGGCCACAGAGGCACGGACCTTTGTGTTCCCCGGTCCTCCCCCTGGCACACTGCCTGAGGACTTCCTCAATGCCGTTGTCTCCGAACGCCGCGACCGCGATTACAACCGAATGATGAAGCAGCGGGAACGGACGGCCCGCGTGGCAAAACACCTGCACAGGTTACCGTTCAGCTCCTGA
- a CDS encoding stage II sporulation protein M: MDLDAFEAVNRPDWNRLDSLTRQRRLHGEDSDELLDLYQRTSTHLSMIRSVAPESALSNELSMRLSRARTKFTGARSNVLEDVARFLVISLPAAFYRVRWLTIIIGVLFVGVAWLYGAWVANTPGVIAALGSDEEIRRYVEEDFVDYYSENPPASFAGLVWTNNAWIAVQAVAFGITGFWSPFILYQNAQGVGMAGGMMASYDRLDVFFIYILPHGFMELTAIFVAAAAGLRIFWAWVSPGARTRSQALAEEGRSLITVALGLVLVLLVSGLVEGFVTPSPLPVWARIGIGFVVFALYWVYTFVLGRRAVRAGYTSDLSDVDRGATVLTA; encoded by the coding sequence GTGGATCTGGATGCATTCGAGGCAGTAAACCGACCGGACTGGAACCGGCTCGATTCCTTGACCCGGCAACGAAGGTTGCATGGTGAGGACTCGGACGAGCTGCTTGATTTGTACCAGCGCACCTCCACCCACCTGTCGATGATCCGATCGGTTGCTCCGGAGAGTGCGCTCTCCAACGAGCTGTCCATGCGTCTGTCCCGGGCGCGGACAAAATTCACCGGTGCCCGATCGAACGTTCTGGAGGACGTCGCACGCTTCCTTGTGATTTCGTTGCCGGCCGCTTTCTATCGGGTTCGCTGGCTGACGATCATCATCGGAGTGCTCTTCGTTGGGGTCGCGTGGCTCTATGGTGCGTGGGTCGCGAACACTCCCGGCGTCATTGCCGCGCTCGGCAGTGACGAAGAAATCCGGCGCTATGTCGAGGAAGACTTCGTCGACTACTACTCGGAGAACCCTCCGGCGTCTTTCGCGGGGCTGGTGTGGACGAATAACGCGTGGATTGCCGTTCAGGCGGTTGCTTTTGGCATCACCGGATTCTGGTCGCCGTTCATTCTCTACCAGAACGCCCAGGGTGTCGGAATGGCTGGTGGGATGATGGCGTCCTACGACCGGCTTGACGTGTTCTTCATTTACATCCTTCCGCACGGGTTCATGGAGCTGACTGCGATCTTCGTCGCCGCAGCTGCGGGTCTGCGGATCTTCTGGGCCTGGGTGTCTCCCGGAGCACGTACACGGTCACAGGCGCTCGCTGAGGAAGGGCGGTCCCTTATCACCGTTGCGCTGGGGTTGGTTCTGGTGCTGCTGGTCTCCGGGCTGGTTGAAGGATTCGTCACCCCAAGCCCATTGCCTGTCTGGGCGAGGATCGGAATCGGCTTCGTCGTGTTCGCCCTGTACTGGGTGTACACGTTCGTTCTTGGTCGCCGCGCGGTACGGGCAGGTTATACGAGCGATCTGAGTGACGTCGATCGGGGTGCGACCGTCCTGACCGCATGA